The DNA segment GGAATGCTGCTGCGCGTCCAGACTGATTTCATGCCCTCTCAGCCGATCATCTTTCTCGATACCGAAACGGGCGGCCAGAATCCGGCCATTCACTCGCTCCTGACCATCGGCCTCGTGACGCTTCAGGACGGCGAACCGACGCGCCCGCTGCATCTGCCGCTGCGCCACGAGACGTACAACGTGCGCCCGGAAGCGATGGCGGTGAACGGCATCGACCTTCAGGCCCACCACGCACAGGCTCAGGACGCGGAAGCGGTGGCTCAGGCGATCCGCGACTATGCCGTCGAGGTGGGGCGGGTCATGTTGGGCGGGCATAACTTCGGCTTCGATCTGGCGTTCCTGCGTCCGCTGCTGCCCGATCTGGGCAAGGTCTTCCGGCACGGCTATACCGATACCAAGCTTGCCGCCCAGTTCCTGATTCATGCGGGCGTGCTGCCGAAGTCGGTGGGTACGCCGCTCGATCAGCTCGCCAAATACTTCGGCATCGAGTACGCCGCCCATGACGCCCTCGAAGACGCCCGGACGACGGCGCAGGTGTACGTGAAACTGATGGAGTTGGTACGGAAAGCTGATGAACAGTAGTTCGAAAGAGTGAGCATCGTTGTATTGACCCGGAAAGGTTCAACAGACATCATCGTCTATGTCCGATTCGTTGTTGTACGGCCCTCCGCCTGAAACCCTGCGGCTGCTCTTAGGACACGCCGATTTTGCTGCTCCCCAGCAGATTCTCGGCAATCTCAGCGCCCATCTGGCTGTTCGGCGGCTTCCAAATATTTCGCATACTGTTGCTGAAATTGTGGGCCACATGCACAACAACATGCTTTATAACCTCGACCTGATTGAAGGCAGACAGGCGCTCAAACGTCCAGACTGGCCGCACGTTACACAACAGGACTGGGCAGAACTGGTTACTGAATTTCTGAAAACACTGGATGTCCTGCTGCACTGTGCCCGCGACCCTGAACTTCTTGCACGTGTAGTCTTTCCGCCAACAGCGACTGAGCCGGGGTGGACGGTGGGCTACAAACTGGCCGTCAATGTCGCCAAGCACAACGCCTATCACTTCGGGCAAATTGTCATTCTCCGTCAGCTGCTGAGAGCCTGGCCGAGTGTGCCCCCAGAAGCTCAGTCCTGACACTCCTGCTGCTTGATGGCTGTCAACGCGGCGACAGGGCGCGTTCTTTGGCTATTCCCCCGCTTCTGCCCGTCCTTCTCTGGGCGGGTTCACCGTCAGGCCCGGTGGTCTACCGCCCGGAAAGTGGGTGCTCTGAAGGTCCACGCTACCCTCTTTCGGCATGATGTCGGCGGTGCGGCCCTGGCCTTCCAGTACGCCCAGAAAGGTTTCCATCACGTTCACCTCGCCGTGAACCAGCCAGATTTTGGCGTTCCCGGTGGCCTGCACCCACGCCAGCAGGTCATCCTGGTCGGCGTGGGCCGAGAAGCCGCCGATGGTATGCACTTTGGCCCGCACCGCGATCTCCTCGCCCATGATCCGCACCTTGTCGGCTCCCTCCACGATGCGCCCGCCCAGGCTGCTGGGCGACTGATAACTCACGATCACCAGGCTGGTGGTGGGCTTCCAGAGCTGGTGCTTCAGGTGGTGCTGAATGCGGCCACCCGTCATCATGCCGTTGCCCGCCAGAATGATGGCCGCGCCGTCGTAGCGATTCAGGCGCTGCGATTCCTGCGAGGTCGTGACCACGTGCAGGGTGCTGGGCCGGAAGGGGTCTTCGCCGCTCCGCAGAATCTCGCGCACTTCCGGGCGCAGTTCGTCGCCGTACTCGAAATACTCGTTGGTAGCGCGGGCGGCCATCGGGCTATCGAGAAAGATTGGAATGCGCGGCACCTGCCCGCTCTCCATCAGGTGTTTCAGGGTGTACAGAATGACCTGTGTGCGCTCGATGGCAAAGCTGGGAATCAGGATTTTGCCACCCAGCCGCACGCTCTGAGACAGCACCTGCGCGAATTCCTGCACCGTCTGGGCCAGGGGGCGGTGGGTGCGGTCGCCGTAGGTGGTTTCGATCAGCACCGCGTCGGCATCGGGGGGCAGCGTGAAATCCTGTTGCAGTCCGCTTTCCCGGTTGCCCAGGTCGCCGGAAAACACCACCCGGCCTTCTGGCCCGTCCAGCACCAGAAACGCGCTGCCCAGAATATGCCCGGCCCGCTCGGCCCGCACCCGGACTTTGCCGACCTGCAAGGTTTCCCCGAACACCAGCTGGGGCCGCAGCAGCGCCAGCGTGTTATGAACGTCTTCCTCGTCGTACAGCGGCTCTTCCACGCTCTTCTCGTCGCCGCTGCGCCGTGCCCAGCGCACCTCGCGGCTGTAGCTCTCGACCTGAATGCGGGCGCTGTCGAGCAGTACCGTTTCGGTCAGGGCGGCGGTGGGCTGGGTGCAGTAGATCGGGCCGCGAAAGCCGCGCTTGTACAGCAGTGGCAGCCGGCCCACGTGGTCGAGGTGGGCGTGCGTCAGCAGCACCGCGTCCAGGCGAGACGGATCGAAGGGAAAAGCCTCGCGGTTGCGTGCCTCCAGCGTGTCTTCACCCTGAAACAGCCCGCAGTCGATCAGCAGTTCCATGCCGCCCAGATGCAGGAAATGCCCGCTGCCAGTCACAGTTTCGGCGGCCCCGATGCTTTGCAAGTGCATGCGCCAGTGTACCCGATGAGACTTTGTAGCCGAGAAGACTTTCAGCGTTTCTTAAATTCCTCTTAGACGTTGTGGGTATACGCTCAGCGTATGACCAATCCTGAAGGCATTCCAACCTCTCAATCCGCCGCATTTCAGAAGATCGCCGTGGGCGTCGATTTCTCGCCCAGCGCCCGCGCCGCCCTGTCGCTGGCCCGTCAGCGCTTTCCCGGCGCTCAGCTCAAGCTGATTCACGTCGTGGATGCCCGCGCCGGAGCCGTGCCCGACTTCTCGACCGGGGGCAGCGTTCCGGTCATGCCCGACGTGCAGGTGCTGGGCGAACTGTCGGCCAGCGACGAACGCCAGCTCGACCGGCTGGCTCTTCAGGGCGAGGAAGAAGAGGTAGTAATGGGCGACCCTGCCGCCACGCTGGTCGAGGCAGCGCAGATGTGGGGAGCCGATCTGCTGGTGGTCGGAACGCACGCCCAGGGAGTGCTGGACCACTTCTTCGAGGGATCGGTGGCCGAAGCGGTGCAGCGGCGCTCGAAGATTCCGGTGCTGGTCGTGCCGCTGGGTGCCTGAGCATCCGCACGATGAGGCCGCATGAAGCCGTGCCAATCTTCTGGGGGCCGTATGCCAAATCTGACAGGGGGCTGAAATGGCGTGTGATATCATCACCGCAAGTTGAAGACCTGCGGCGTACTTTCTGTACCTGGCCTCCCGGAGCTGTTCGGAGGTTCGGGCGGACGCGGCAGGCTCGGCCCGACAGGCAGCATTTCGCTGCGGCTTTCTACTCCTGAGCGCCATGAAGTTTCTACTGAAACAGACAACAATCTGAACGAATACGGTGGGGTTGTCCTTGGGGCGGCCCCGTCTGCATTCTGACAGAGTGTCGTCACCCCCACTTCTGGAGGTACTTTCTGTGACACTGCGTGAACAGTTCCATACCCTGCCCAAGCTCCTGAAAGTCAGTGAAGTGGCCGAGTTTACCGGAACTCACGAACGCACCGTGCGCCGCTGGATCAGAGAAGGACGGCTGGGAGCCGTGGAAAGTCCGATTGGAATTCGGGTCTCAAGGCGCTCGCTGTGGCGCTTCCTGGGTCTTGATCTGGCGATGACCGCCTAAGAGAGAGCTGCCAGAACAGCAGACAGAACCCAGCTTCGGCAGGCGGCGAACAGGGACCGGGCGGGGTCTGGCAGGCTACACTGCTCGCCGTGCCCGACCTGACGCCTGAAACGCCGACCATGCTGCGTGCCCTGCTTGTTGCCGGAGACGAACAGCAGGCACTGACGCTGCTGCAAGACGCCCTCCCGGCACAGTACGCCGCTGCTGCGGCAGAAGCCCTGTCAGCGGGTCGCCCCCGTCTGGCCGCTCGCTGGGCTGCCGGGCACGCTCCGCTGCTGCACGCCGCCGCGCTGCTCAGGCTGGGGGCGTCAGAGCAGGTACTGTCGCTGCTGGAATCCCTGCCTGCGTCGGCGCGGGTGCAGGTGCTGCGGGCGCGGGCGCTGGGCACGCTGCCTGCTGCCGAAGCAGCTGTCCGACTGGCCCGCCGTGAGGGAGACGCCCCCGCCCTGATTGCCGCCGTGACACTGCTGGGAGAGCGGCTGTTGCCTGCCGACCCCAGAGCGGCGCTGCTGGCCCTGGCAGAAGGGTTGAAGGTGGCCGAACAACTGAACGAGGAAGCCGACGCCCATCTGCTGGCGGTGCTGGCTCACGTTCAGGCGCGGCTGGGCGGCGCTGGAAAGGCCCGCAAGACGGCGCAGAAGGCACTGGACCGCAGCTCGCCGCGCAGTCCGGCAAGGGCCGTGGCACTGCTGGCACTGGAACGCCCGGAAGACGCAGAAGCTGAGCGCACAGCCGGGGAACTGAGCCTCGACTGGGTGCGAGCCTTCCACTGATCCAGACCACCCCTAAGGCTGCCCGCTACACGCTCCGAACGTCCATCCTCTCCAGGCCGCGAATGACGAAGCCGCCCCCATACCCGAACTCGTCTACTTCCAGGCGCGGAAAGGCCAGCGCCAGCGCCCGCAGACTGGCGCTCAGTTCCAGGCGGGCCAGCGGCGCACCCAGGCAATAATGAATGCCCAGCCCGAAGGTCAGGTGCGGATTGGGGTCGCGGCCCAGTCGCAGCTCGCCGGGCGCGTCGAATTTGCGCGGGTCGCGGTTGCCACTGGCGTACAGCAGCGCCAGTTTCTGCCCCGGCTGCACTGGTACGCCTGCCACCTCGGTTTCTTCCTGCACCCAGCGCTCGAACATCGGCAGCGGGGTGTCGAAGCGCAGCAGTTCTTCCATCGCCGTTCTGAAATAGCTCTCGGGCGCGTTCTGCTGGGCCGCCTGCACCACGTCCTGCCACTGCCCGCTGCGCCACAGGTTCAGTACACCCGCTGTCAGACCGTTCACACTGGCCTCGTGCCCGGCGTTCAGCAGCAGGATGCAGGTATCCACGAGTTCCTGTTCGCTCAGTCGCTCGCCCGCCTGCTCTACTTCCGCAAGTGCTGTAATCAGGTCGTCCTGGGGGTTGGCCCGGCGCTGGCGCAGCAGACTTCGCAGCAGCGCCGAGAAGTCCAGCACCGCTCGCTCTGCCTCAGAAATGGCCTGATCGGACGGATTCAGCTCGTACAGCCGCACGATGGCCGCCGACCAGGGCCGCAGCTGATGGCGCTCTTCCTGCGGCACGCCTAGCAGTTCGGCAATCACCGTCACGGGCAGCGGCTCGGAATAGTCGCGTACCAGATCGAAGGTTTCGCGCTCCCGCAGCCCTTCGACCACGCCCTCCACGATGCTTCCAATTCGTTCGCGCAGCCCTTCCACCCGGCGCGGCGTGAAGGCGAGCTGCACCAGCGAACGCAGGCGAGTGTGCTTGGGCGGCTCGGAATCGAGCAGATGATTGCTGTTGAAGGCGTCGAAACTGGCGCGGCGCGGGTCGGCGTTCAGGTGGGGCAGTGCGCCCTCATCGCGTGACAGGACATTGTGGGCGCTGCGCCCGAAGCGGCGGCTGTCCTTGAGTACCCGCGCTATGTCGTCGTAGCGCGTGATGAACAGCCGTTCCTGCTGCCAGAAGGCGGGCGTGGCCTCGCGCACCGCGTCGAGCGCCGGGTACGGGTCGCGGATGAACTCGGGGGCTGTCAGGTCGAGGGAGAAGGGAGACGCGTCGGGAACGGACATACCTCAGCGTACCGCCTTCAACCGGAACGACGCGCCCCGCCGTTTCCGCCGTCGGACTGCCAGCTGTTTCGCTGAAGGCCGTCTGGCAGGCAGCGACGTGTTGACTGTGCGACCGTCCAGCCGGTTTTGTTCTGCTCAGAATATGATGGCCGCGTTTTTCCTTCCGGTTTCTTTAAGCGTGCCGACTTCACCGTCTCATTTGTGAGGCGGGCGCAGCATGGCGGGCGGAGGTTCAACATGAGCAATCTGTATACGGCACAGGCAACGGCGCAGGGTGGACGCGCTGGACGGGTGGAAAGCAGCGACGGACGCCTCGAACTCGATCTGAGTGTTCCCAGCGAGATCGGCGGCAACGGCGGCCCCGGCACCAACCCCGAGCAACTGTTCGCGGCGGGCTATGCAGCCTGCTTTCAGGGAGCGCTGGGCGTGGTCGGCCGCCGCAACAAGGTCGATACCGAGCAGAGCCGCGTAACGGCGCAGGTGGGGTTGCAGAAAGCGGGCCTGTCGTTTGCGCTCGACGTGGAATTGCAGGTGCAGATTCCCGGCGTAGACCGCGAGACTGCTCAGAAGCTGGTCGAGCAGGCGCATGAGGTCTGCCCCTACAGTGTCGGTACGCGGGGCAATGTAGACGTGCGTCTCGTCATTCTCGACTGAACCGCAACTCGACTGAACTGAGCAGAACAACGCAGTCAAAGAAGGCTGGAAGCGGAGAGAATACCTACGCTTCCAGCCTTTTCGTTTGTCTTTTCGGGCTGTTCGTTCAGAAGTCGAGGATGTGATATCCGTAGGCGTTCACGACCCGTGCACCGCTAACAGTGTCGGTGTACTCGAACTTCTTTCCCTCGTATTCATGAATATGTCCGTGAACCACCAGCTTCGGATGACGGCGCTCCATGAACTGCTGGATCGACTCGCAGCCCCGGTGGGCGTGGTCTTTGCCAGCGTGGGGGCCGGGCGGCGGTGCGTGCGTCAGGAAGATATCGACGTCTTTGCGGGCACGCATCGCCAGTAGGCCCAGGCCCCAACGTGCCTGAAAGTCGGTGTACTGGCCTTCCTTGCTCTCACGGTACTTGGGAACGCCGCCCCAACCTGCGACCCGTAGCCCGGCCACCTCGACGACCCGCCCGTGCGCGTTGATGACGCCACGCGCCGCGATACGGGTGTCGCCTTCGGTGATGTATTCATTTTCGTGATTGCCCGGCACATAGACCACTGGGGCAGGCAACTGGGTCGCCAGAAATTCGAGGTAATAACCGGGCAGATCGCCTGCCGCCAGCACCAGATCGACTTCCGGAAGACCGGAAGGAAAGCCGTTCCGGTACACGTACGGGTGTACGTAATCGGCCAGCACCAGCACCTTGCGGGGAACGGCCTGCGTCTGAACCAGTTGAAGCGGTTCCAACACCGGGCGCGGCGAAAGCTGCGGAGCCGCCGAGACCTTCAGGGCCGGGATGTTGGATATGGATGGCTGTGACAAGGACATAGAACCGCCTGCTGTGCCGACCATTTCCCATGAAGATGGGAGGGCACATCTACAAATTGAAGTTCGGTCATTGTAGTCCGCTGCCGCACAGAGCACAACCTTCACACTGCCGCAGAGCTTGAGACACCCTTGCTACACTCCCCATCGTGATCATAGAAACCGGTCGTCTGCTCATCGTGCCGCTGTCGCTGCCCGTCGTTCGGCAACGTCTGGAGACGGCGGATTTTAAGGCAGAGGTGGAAACGGATGGCGGCCCGCTGAATGTACAGTTTCCACCCGAGTGGCCGGGCGATCCGCTGCCGCTGTTTCGGGGAATGACAGACCGCGCAGACCTTGCTGCCGCCCACAGCGTACTGATCCGGCGGCACGATCTGCGGGCCATCGGCATGATGGGTGTTAAAGGTCGCCCCGACGCTGCCGGAACCATCGAGGTCGGCTATGGACTGAACCCGGAAGCCTGGAACCAGGGCTACGCCACCGAGGCACTGCGGGCGCTGCTGCCCCACTGGCGGGCACAGGAGGGCGTGCGGCACATTCGGGCCGAGACGGCGACCAGCAACCCTGCCAGCGCCCGCGTGCTGGAAAAGAGCGGCTTCGTGCAGGTGGGCAGCGGCTGGAGCGAGGAAGACGGCGATCTGCTGCTGTGGGTATGGCAGCCCTAGGTCAGCGTTCGCCCTGTTGCCCGGCCAACAGAACAGGAGGTGGGAACGAGAGGAAAGCTGGATGCAAAGAAAATTCCGCCCCGGCAGATGCCGAAGCGGAATATCGTGGTGACCCCAACGGGGTTCGAACCCGTATCGCTACCTTGAAAGGGTAGTGTCCTAACCGTTAGACGATGGGGCCACACCTTCAGTTTTGCGTTCCTTTCCGAAGAGACTTCGTTCGGGTACGCTTGCTGCCCTTTCAAGGGGTGCTTTTCAGCACGCACGCCAGAATACATGTGAAGTGGGGGGGCGTCAAGAGCGGGGGGCTAGCGGCCTGCGGCGCGGGGCATAGGGGGAGGGCAAAACCTGTCCAGCCCAGGTCAGGATTGCCTGGCTGTTCCTACAGGCGACACGCCGCAGGCCACCGGCTCTTAAGCGTGAATCGCCCGCTTATCGACGGCCATTGCCGCTTCCTTGACGGCCTCGCTGAGCGTCGGGTGGGCATGGACGGTGCGGGCGAGGTCTTCGGCGCTGCCGCCGAACTCCATCACGCTCACGGCCTCGGCGATCAGTTCCGAGACGCCGCCGCCCAGCATATGCACGCCCAGAATTCGGTCGGTGTCGGCGTCGGCGACCACCTTGACGAAGCCGCGCGTGTCGCCGTGTCCGGTAGCGCGTCCGTTGGCGGTGAAGGGGAACTGCCCGGTCTTGACCTTCAGGCCGCGCTTGGTGGCTTCCTGCTCGGTCAGACCTGCCCAGGCGATCTCGGGGCTGGTGTAGATGACCCAGGGTACGGCGTCGTAATTGACGTGTCCGGCCTTGCCCGCGAGCTGCTCGGCCAGCGCCACACCCTCGTCTTCGGCCTTGTGCGCCAGCATCGCGCCGCCGATCACGTCACCGATGGCGTACACACCCTTCAGGTTGGTGCGGAAGTGGCCATCGACCTTGACGAAGCCGCGCTCGTCGAGCTGCAAGCCCACTGCCTCTGCGCCCAGCCCCGCCGTATGAGGCACGCGTCCTACCGCCACGATCAGGCGGTCGAATTCGGCCTGCACGTCCTGACCGTTCTCGGTATACGTCACCTTGACGCTGCTGCCGGTGTCCTGGATGGCTCCGATCTGCACGCCGAAATGAAAGTCCAGACCCTGCTTCTGGAATTCGCGCAGGGCGGCCTTGCTGATGGCAGCGTCGGCGGCCATCAGGAAGCCGGGCAGCGCTTCGAGCACTGTGACGCTCGCGCCCAGACGACGCCACACACTGCCCAGTTCCACACCGATCACGCCCGCGCCGATCACGCCCAGCTTCTGCGGCACTTCCGGCAGCGTCAGTGCCCCCGAGTTCTCGACGATGCGCTCACTGAACTGCACGCCCGGCAGGCTGCGGGGGCTGCTGCCCGTCGCCACGATCACGTTTTTCGCGGCGACTTCGGTTCCGGCCACGCTCACGATCCAGGTGTCGCCTTCCTGGCGCTCCAGCTTGCCCAGGCCGTGCAGGCTGGCAACCTTGTTCTTCTTGAACAGGAAGGTCACGCCGCCCGACATCTTCTCGACCACGCTGTCCTTGCGGGCCAGCATCTTGTTCAGGTCAATGCTCGCGCCCTGCACCTGAATGCCGTGATCTGCGGCCTCGTGCAGAATCATCTCGTATTTTTCGCTGGAATCCAGCATCGCCTTGCTGGGAATGCAGCCCACGTTCAGGCAGGTGCCGCCGAGAGCAG comes from the Deinococcus ruber genome and includes:
- a CDS encoding MBL fold metallo-hydrolase RNA specificity domain-containing protein produces the protein MHLQSIGAAETVTGSGHFLHLGGMELLIDCGLFQGEDTLEARNREAFPFDPSRLDAVLLTHAHLDHVGRLPLLYKRGFRGPIYCTQPTAALTETVLLDSARIQVESYSREVRWARRSGDEKSVEEPLYDEEDVHNTLALLRPQLVFGETLQVGKVRVRAERAGHILGSAFLVLDGPEGRVVFSGDLGNRESGLQQDFTLPPDADAVLIETTYGDRTHRPLAQTVQEFAQVLSQSVRLGGKILIPSFAIERTQVILYTLKHLMESGQVPRIPIFLDSPMAARATNEYFEYGDELRPEVREILRSGEDPFRPSTLHVVTTSQESQRLNRYDGAAIILAGNGMMTGGRIQHHLKHQLWKPTTSLVIVSYQSPSSLGGRIVEGADKVRIMGEEIAVRAKVHTIGGFSAHADQDDLLAWVQATGNAKIWLVHGEVNVMETFLGVLEGQGRTADIMPKEGSVDLQSTHFPGGRPPGLTVNPPREGRAEAGE
- a CDS encoding universal stress protein, which translates into the protein MTNPEGIPTSQSAAFQKIAVGVDFSPSARAALSLARQRFPGAQLKLIHVVDARAGAVPDFSTGGSVPVMPDVQVLGELSASDERQLDRLALQGEEEEVVMGDPAATLVEAAQMWGADLLVVGTHAQGVLDHFFEGSVAEAVQRRSKIPVLVVPLGA
- a CDS encoding 3'-5' exonuclease is translated as MPSQPIIFLDTETGGQNPAIHSLLTIGLVTLQDGEPTRPLHLPLRHETYNVRPEAMAVNGIDLQAHHAQAQDAEAVAQAIRDYAVEVGRVMLGGHNFGFDLAFLRPLLPDLGKVFRHGYTDTKLAAQFLIHAGVLPKSVGTPLDQLAKYFGIEYAAHDALEDARTTAQVYVKLMELVRKADEQ
- a CDS encoding helix-turn-helix domain-containing protein, giving the protein MTLREQFHTLPKLLKVSEVAEFTGTHERTVRRWIREGRLGAVESPIGIRVSRRSLWRFLGLDLAMTA
- a CDS encoding metallophosphoesterase family protein → MSLSQPSISNIPALKVSAAPQLSPRPVLEPLQLVQTQAVPRKVLVLADYVHPYVYRNGFPSGLPEVDLVLAAGDLPGYYLEFLATQLPAPVVYVPGNHENEYITEGDTRIAARGVINAHGRVVEVAGLRVAGWGGVPKYRESKEGQYTDFQARWGLGLLAMRARKDVDIFLTHAPPPGPHAGKDHAHRGCESIQQFMERRHPKLVVHGHIHEYEGKKFEYTDTVSGARVVNAYGYHILDF
- a CDS encoding GNAT family N-acetyltransferase, with protein sequence MIIETGRLLIVPLSLPVVRQRLETADFKAEVETDGGPLNVQFPPEWPGDPLPLFRGMTDRADLAAAHSVLIRRHDLRAIGMMGVKGRPDAAGTIEVGYGLNPEAWNQGYATEALRALLPHWRAQEGVRHIRAETATSNPASARVLEKSGFVQVGSGWSEEDGDLLLWVWQP
- a CDS encoding cytochrome P450, yielding MSVPDASPFSLDLTAPEFIRDPYPALDAVREATPAFWQQERLFITRYDDIARVLKDSRRFGRSAHNVLSRDEGALPHLNADPRRASFDAFNSNHLLDSEPPKHTRLRSLVQLAFTPRRVEGLRERIGSIVEGVVEGLRERETFDLVRDYSEPLPVTVIAELLGVPQEERHQLRPWSAAIVRLYELNPSDQAISEAERAVLDFSALLRSLLRQRRANPQDDLITALAEVEQAGERLSEQELVDTCILLLNAGHEASVNGLTAGVLNLWRSGQWQDVVQAAQQNAPESYFRTAMEELLRFDTPLPMFERWVQEETEVAGVPVQPGQKLALLYASGNRDPRKFDAPGELRLGRDPNPHLTFGLGIHYCLGAPLARLELSASLRALALAFPRLEVDEFGYGGGFVIRGLERMDVRSV
- a CDS encoding organic hydroperoxide resistance protein → MSNLYTAQATAQGGRAGRVESSDGRLELDLSVPSEIGGNGGPGTNPEQLFAAGYAACFQGALGVVGRRNKVDTEQSRVTAQVGLQKAGLSFALDVELQVQIPGVDRETAQKLVEQAHEVCPYSVGTRGNVDVRLVILD
- the lpdA gene encoding dihydrolipoyl dehydrogenase, with translation MDTYDVVVIGGGPAGYVAAIRAAQLGFKVACIDSFERGGKPALGGTCLNVGCIPSKAMLDSSEKYEMILHEAADHGIQVQGASIDLNKMLARKDSVVEKMSGGVTFLFKKNKVASLHGLGKLERQEGDTWIVSVAGTEVAAKNVIVATGSSPRSLPGVQFSERIVENSGALTLPEVPQKLGVIGAGVIGVELGSVWRRLGASVTVLEALPGFLMAADAAISKAALREFQKQGLDFHFGVQIGAIQDTGSSVKVTYTENGQDVQAEFDRLIVAVGRVPHTAGLGAEAVGLQLDERGFVKVDGHFRTNLKGVYAIGDVIGGAMLAHKAEDEGVALAEQLAGKAGHVNYDAVPWVIYTSPEIAWAGLTEQEATKRGLKVKTGQFPFTANGRATGHGDTRGFVKVVADADTDRILGVHMLGGGVSELIAEAVSVMEFGGSAEDLARTVHAHPTLSEAVKEAAMAVDKRAIHA
- a CDS encoding DinB family protein, whose product is MSDSLLYGPPPETLRLLLGHADFAAPQQILGNLSAHLAVRRLPNISHTVAEIVGHMHNNMLYNLDLIEGRQALKRPDWPHVTQQDWAELVTEFLKTLDVLLHCARDPELLARVVFPPTATEPGWTVGYKLAVNVAKHNAYHFGQIVILRQLLRAWPSVPPEAQS